The Cryptococcus gattii WM276 chromosome B, complete sequence genome has a segment encoding these proteins:
- a CDS encoding Hypothetical protein (Similar to SGTC gene model, INSD accession EAL23699.1; CNBA3460): MHSSSPTAPLPDIHRVAVTSTKLARRTYGRRSNVHKEKRKARGTEQEYSETSDVDISDDGHEEDELHLSRVKRRGIEVGSPRSKARSTNDTRPVNQANKSTVRIASSISPTPSSRPPSPSPQMKETAVLGQPELVNSGLTRPRLIARARTHQYKPSPDMSTEPRILPSESSASASNRYATRNCGRPLSPSLVNRREISELFSGCFSPHACSYSSVKSGDAQPVPTSVEGVHASSSARSGGLRRMLTKTQSVGASEPSTPSKPDKKDEHEVGPASSWILAAPSTPSRLALRRTQSMPSSPAEPSPQGADIDPAFTAHPQIKQQPGSGGRAKRTYGKVRTIMVELPRGLEDEDQTSYGTMSQGDDSQLQASYVELRQRYEVDNTIHHTNRSASLLHDMLQARAPETVSDMRSRGENRRFIDELGYLFDGISDPAASRSFKRSSAMDILQNMLDEYWLSKMKICGQVDKAWECFIGAGEDEVLESACLVFLCILFVSGSGLEYVVHNDPQNSVSLLLKLLKTHEGPLDPSYKPQVTNSVSKLRKICENLEDNWRTARSSTRYWASCVLNAICQNGMWAATGTELEKEEALIKVLDVLKEEIKSTSDHFDLYEKGLDLQSNERSLDLGYLDHCLRTVLSLTEHSSTQREELLNSPEKVAQVLVDVTLATTHIALTHDSHLLEASWCSLHTVQILAQLGTASAQWAIAVMECEGGPICLARVILKRADLVKNVKDAHEKQLRVQETVLDKEEGMKTTRPSTHETKTSEEELLCYALALFTTSVLADKSFVFKIAQTNIQSGCVGLHACLRHCHCTSAVPVGLHLVYLYNQYSNSCDDPLASILKGNLALLLSKIIGVSAETEDQVIQPLPGHSRTTKLNGLLQSLRELGELRSMMQNTVRRLVPSALSMEGRDEEGTENTDAVSETIREVEALL; this comes from the exons ATGCACTCATCCAGCCCTACCGCGCCCTTACCAGACATCCATCGCGTCGCGGTAACTTCAACCAAGCTCGCCAGAAGAACTTACGGTCGGCGCTCAAATGTGCAtaaagagaagaggaaagcTAGAGGGACGGAACAGGAATATTCGGAGACATCTGATGTTGATATCTCAGATGATGGtcatgaagaagacgagTTACACCTTTCCAGGGTCAAACGGAGGGGAATAGAAGTTGGTAGTCCTAGGAGCAAAGCGAGAAGCACAAATGACACAAGACCGGTAAATCAAGCCAACAAGAGCACTGTCCGTATCGCCTCTTCTATCTCACCCACACCTTCCAGCAGACCACCCTCGCCGTCCCCACAAATGAAAGAAACAGCAGTACTTGGTCAACCAGAACTTGTCAACAGCGGCTTAACACGACCTCGGCTGATAGCTAGGGCAAGGACGCATCAGTACAAACCCAGCCCAGATATGTCGACCGAACCCCGCATCCTTCCATCTGAATCTTCGGCCTCAGCTTCAAATCGGTATGCGACCAGAAATTGCGGTCGTCCCCTCTCACCCTCACTTGTCAATCGCCGAGAAATATCAGAACTATTCTCCGGTTGTTTTTCCCCCCACGCCTGTTCTTACTCATCCGTTAAAAGTGGGGATGCTCAGCCTGTTCCTACTTCCGTTGAGGGGGTCCATGCGAGCTCTTCAGCAAGATCGGGGGGTCTGCGCCGTATGCTTACCAAGACTCAGAGTGTAGGTGCCTCAGAGCCATCTACCCCATCAAAACCAGATAAGAAGGACGAACATGAAGTCGGCCCCGCAAGTTCATGGATATTGGCTGCTCCGTCTACCCCGTCACGTTTAGCTTTACGGAGAACGCAGTCAATGCCCAGTTCCCCCGCAGAGCCTAGCCCTCAAGGTGCGGACATAGACCCTGCTTTCACTGCGCATCCTCAAATCAAGCAGCAACCAGGGTCGGGAGGAAGAGCCAAAAGAACGTATGGTAAAGTTCGGACGATTATGGTAGAACTTCCCCGGGGGCTTGAAGACGAGGATCAAACGTCATATGGCACTATGAGCCAAGGAGATGATTCCCAGCTACAGGCTAGCTATGTGGAATTGAGGCAGCGGTATGAAGTTGATAATACCATCCACCATACAAACCGTTCAGCCAGTCTGCTACATGACATGCTCCAGGCTAGGGCACCAGAAACTGTGTCTGACATGAGGTCTAGAGGCGAAAATCGACGCTTCATTGACGAATTAGGCTATCTCTTTGATGGTATATCGGACCCGGCTGCTAGTAGATCGTTCAAGCGCTCCAG TGCGATGGATATACTTCAGAACATGTTGGATGAATATTGGCTGAGCAAGATGAAAATCTGCGGTCAGGTTGACAAAGCATGGGAATGTTTTATAGGTGCTGGCGAAGATGAA GTACTGGAGTCGGCATGCCTCGTATTCTTGTGCATCCTCTTCGTCTCCGGGTCAGGTTTAGAATACGTTGTGCATAATGATCCTCAGAACAGTgtctctcttcttttgaAATTATTGAAAACCCATGAAGGCCCATTAGACCCTTCATATAAACCCCAAGTAACCAACTCG GTCTCAAAGTTGCGCAAAATATGCGAGAATTTGGAAGACAATTGGAGGACTGCCAGG TCTTCAACGCGATACTGGGCCTCCTGTGTTTTAAACGCGATCTGCCAAAACGGAATGTGGGCTGCTACAGGAACCGAACTagaaaaggaggaggcTTTGATAAAGGTGCTGGACGTCttgaaagaagaaataaAAAGCACTAGTGATCATTTCGACCTTTATGAAAAGGGTTTG GACTTGCAATCCAATGAGCGATCTTTGGACCTCGGCTATCTGGATCATTGCCTTCGCACCGTCCTTTCTTTAACAGAACACTCCTCAACACAACGAGAGGAACTACTCAACAGCCCGGAGAAAGTAGCTCAGGTTCTAGTTGACGTTACATTGGCCACCACCCATATTGCCTTAACCCATGATAGCCATCTTTTAGAAG CGTCATGGTGTTCCCTACATACCGTGCAAATCCTTGCTCAGCTTGGAACTGCATCAGCACAGTGGGCCATCGCAGTCATGGAATGTGAAGGTGGACCAATCTGTTTAGCTCGAGTCATCTTGAAACGAGCCGACCTCGTAAAAAATGTGAAGGACGCCCATGAAAAGCAATTGAGAGTTCAAGAGACTGTGTTAgataaggaagaaggaatgaAAACGACCAGACCCAGCACTCATGAGACAAAGACCTCGGAAGAAGAACTGCTATGTTACGCGCTGGCACTATTCACTACATCTGTTTTGGCAGATAAGAGTTTCGTGTTTAAAATTGCCCAGACAA ATATCCAAAGTGGCTGCGTTGGTCTACACGCTTGTCTGCGTCACTGCCACTGCACCTCAGCTGTTCCAGTAGGGCTGCACCTCGTATATCTATATAACCAGTATTCCAATAGCTGCGATGAT CCTCTGGCATCCATCTTAAAAGGCAATCTTGCACTTCTATTATCCAAAATCATCGGTGTCTCTGCAGAGACTGAAGACCAAGTAATTCAACCCTTACCTGGCCATTCAAGAACCACAAAGCTTAATGGCTTGCTACAGTCTCTAAGAGAGCTTGGAGAACTACGGTCGATGATGCAAAACACTGTCCGTCGATTAGTGCCTAGCGCATTATCCATGGAGGGAcgagatgaagaaggcaCAGAAAACACAGATGCAGTTTCAGAAACTATAAGAGAAGTAGAGGCTTTGTTGTAA
- a CDS encoding DNA topoisomerase II, putative (Similar to TIGR gene model, INSD accession AAW40881.1): MSDSESDDFRMGDSGSGSDDYVAPAKGKKAAVAKKAPAAKAPVAKKAAPKKTTKAPLASKKHPNDSLSDTGSDAVCSPPKKKTKADDDDGDLNAESSVKAATSNKNASEVYQKLSQREHVLKRPDTYIGSVEAITQPMWVLNPETKTMMHRPITFVPGFLKIFDEILVNASDNKINDPTMDSIKVVIDREKNTVSVYNNGRGIPVEMHTKEGVMIPELIFGHLLAGSNFDDDQKKLTGGRNGYGAKLANIYSHEFVVETADKVNSKKYKQIFSNNMSKKGIPKITDNKKGEEWTKITFKPDLERFGMDGIDDDTNALLMKRVYDMAGTVKDVKVFLNDERIKVKNFKQYVEMYLNASTTAASEAAGGAAVTKPPIIYEVANRRWEVAFALSDGEFKQVSFTNSIATTKGGTHVDMIATQLANKLMDQIKKKNKAAPVKPFQIKNHMWIFVNALIENPAFDSQTKENLTLKSSAFGSKCELSEEFIKKVAKTGIIDNVLNWARFKQDQILKKTDGTKRSRISGIVKLEDANNAGGRNSKNCTLILTEGDSAKALAVSGLAVVGRDEYGVFPLRGKLLNVREAGHDQIVKNVEIQHIKQILGLKHNQDYASVDSLRYGHLMIMTDQDHDGSHIKGLIINFLDHFYPSLLRIPNFLVEFITPIVKVWKGKKEISFYTMPQYEEWKAQNNNGRGWESKYYKGLGTSTSADAKKYFGDLDKHRLAFETMQPEDRQLIDMAFNKKKADDRKEWLRQFKPGTYLDHDIQSLPISDFVNKELILFSMADNIRSIPSVADGLKPGQRKVLFGCFKRNLTKEIKVAQLAGYVSEKTAYHHGEASLTSTIVGLAQNFVGSNNINLLDPNGQFGTRLAGGKDAASARYIFTNLPRMTRAIFHPADDGLLNYLIEDGMSIEPDYFMPTVPMVLINGADGIGTGWSTAIPNYNPVDIVENLRRMMRGEEPEEMTPWFRGFKGSIERIDQDKYKVSGKIEKINDTTLEITELPIRRWTQDFKEMLEEMTTGTDKVPQTIKDYEEHHTDTTVHFRVHMTEKNLADAEKEGFDKRFKLTTSLGTGNMVCFDLNGKIKKYASPEEILEEFFHKRLEFYGHRKQHLADELNRQFERLSNQARFVHMIITKELVVSGKRRPDIVAELRSLKFRPFPKKERAKEEGGNEAAEEEEGDEGQASDYDYLLGMAIWSLTSEKVEKLLTERDAKEQELIELLKLSPNDIWDQDLDNFLAEWQLALEADIADAKGSKPKTKAALKASQKRKKRAAGEATDDESDDFKPTMAVSKPRAKPKPVATVKNPSVLVKMPEEVDVEIVDHKPKEELKRLDPVPKPKAAPRKARVPKVQPKKTVKTEDEFDSDSYVRRVICWNDTADVD; this comes from the exons ATGTCGGACAGCGAGTCTGACGACTTTAGAATGGGTGACAGTGGCAGCGGATCCGACGATTATGTCGCACCCGCCAAAGGGAAGAAGGCTGCTGTGGCCAAAAAAGCACCCGCTGCAAAG GCGCCAGTAGCCAAGAAGGCAGCCCCGAAAAAAACTACTAAAGCCCCTTTAGCGTCTAAGAAGCACCCCAATGATTCACTTTCCGATACAGGGTCGGATGCAGTTTGTTCGCCGcccaagaagaagacgaaaGCCGACGACGACGATGGCGATCTGAACGCTGAATCAAGTGTAAAGGCTGCCACTAGCAACAAGAACGCGAGCGAAGTATATCAAAAG CTTTCGCAAAGAGAACATGTTTTAAAGCGTCCTGATACCTATATCGGCTCCGTTGAGGCTATCACTCAACCCATGTGGGTTTTAAATCCCGAAACAAAGACTATGATGCATAG GCCTATCACATTTGTCCCGGGGTTTCTTAAAATCTTTGATGAGATTTTGGTGAATGCCTCTGATAATAAG ATCAACGATCCCACAATGGACTCTATCAAAGTCGTTATTGACCGTGAGAAGAATACTGTATCTGTGTATAACAATGGTCGTGGTATCCCTGTCGAAATGCATACGAAGGAAGGCGTCATGATCCCGGAATTGATCTTCGGCCATTT ACTGGCAGGGAGTAACTTTGATGATGACCAGAAAAAGCTTACTGGCGGTCGAAACGGCTACGGTGCCAAATTAGCCAACATCTACTCTCACGAGTTCG TCGTCGAGACTGCCGACAAGGTCAACAGCAAAAAGTATAAGCAGATTTTCTCAAACAATATGAGCAAGAAGGGCATTCCCAAG ATCACCGACAACAAAAAAGGCGAAGAATGGACCAAAATAACATTCAAACCGGATCTCGAGCGATTTGGCATGGATGGGATCGATGATGACACCAACGCCCTTTTGATGAAACGTGTCTATGACATGGCAGGGACAGTCAAAGATGTCAAAGTGTTTTTGAATGATGAACGTATCAAAGTCAAAAACTTCAAGCAA TATGTCGAGATGTATCTTAACGCTTCGACTACTGCCGCCTCCGAAGCTGCAGGCGGTGCAGCTGTGACCAAGCCGCCAATCATATATGAAGTCGCGAACAGGCGATGGGAGGTAGCCTTCGCGTTATCCGATGGTGAATTCAAACAAGTCTCATTTACTAACTCCATTGCCACCACCAAGGGAGGTACTCATGTTGACATGATTGCTACTCAACTTGCTAACAAATT GATGGATCaaataaaaaagaagaacAAAGCTGCCCCGGTTAAACCGTTTCAAATCAAGAACCACATGTGGATCTTTGTGAATGCTCTCATTGAGAACCCGGCTTTTGACTCTCAAACCAAAGAGAACCTTACACTCAAGTCATCAGCATTCGGCAGTAAATGCGAGTTGTCGGAGGAGTTTATCAAGAAAG TTGCCAAAACTGGTATCATCGACAATGTCTTGAATTGGGCCAGGTTCAAACAGGACCAAATACTCAAAAAGACAGACGGTACCAAACGATCTCG AATTTCTGGTATTGTAAAGCTTGAAGATGCGAACAATGCTGGCGGCCGGAACTCCAAGAACTGCACTCTCATTCTGACGGAAGGAGATTCTGCCAAAGCTCTCGCTGTTTCCGGTCTTGCAGTTGTCGGACGTGACGAATATGGCGTTTTCCCTCTCAGAGGTAAACTTCTCAACGTTCGCGAAGCTGGTCACGACCAGATTGTAAAAAATGTGGAAATCCAGCATATCAAGCAGATTTTGGGTTTGAAGCACAACCAGGATTATGCCAGTGTTGACAGTCTGCGATATGGGCACTTGATGATCATGACCGATCAG GATCACGATGGCTCCCATATCAAGGGTCTTATAATCAATTTCCTCGATCACTTCTACCCTTCTTTACTTCGAATTCCCAACTTTCTTGTGGAGTTTATTACACCCATTGTCAAGGTATGGAAAGGCAAAAAAGAAATCAGCTTCTATACAATGCCACAATATGAAGAATGGAAAGCCCAAAATAATAATGGCCGTGGGTGGGAGTCCAAGTACTACAAGGGTCTGGGCACTAGTACCTCTGCCGATGCCAAAAAATACTTCGGCGACCTTGACAAACACCGTTTGGCTTTTGAGACCATGCAGCCGGAAGATAGGCAATTGATTGATATGGCTTTCAATAAGAAAAAAGCGGATGATCGTAAGGAATGGTTGCGTCAATTCAAA CCTGGTACCTACCTTGATCATGACATTCAATCCCTTCCCATCTCCGATTTTGTCAACAAGGAGCTGattctgttctccatgGCTGATAATATCCGCTCGATTCCGTCCGTGGCCGACGGTCTCAAACCTGGTCAGCGAAAGGTTCTCTTTGGTTGTTTCAAGCGAAATCTCACCAAGGAAATTAAGGTCGCGCAGCTTGCCGGTTACGTTTCGGAGAAGACTGCATATCACCATGGTGAAGCCAGTTTGACGTCTACCATCGTCGGCTTAGCACAAAACTTCGTCGGCAGTAACAATATCAATCTGCTGGATCCCAACGGTCAGTTTGGTACTCGACTTGCAGGTGGTAAAGACGCTGCTTCTGCTCGTTATATCTTCACAAATCTTCCACGGATGACGAGAGCGATCTTCCACCCTGCAGACGACGGATTGCTCAACTACTTAATCGAGGACGGTATGAGCATTGAACCAGACTATTTCATGCCAACCGTTCCGATGGTGTTGATCAATGGTGCAGATGGTATTGGTACTG GTTGGAGTACTGCCATCCCAAACTATAATCCTGTTGATATCGTCGAGAACTTGCGGAGAATGATGAGAGGTGAGGAGCCGGAGGAAATGACGCCCTGGTTCAGAGGCTTCAAA GGATCTATTGAGCGGATTGACCAAGACAAGTACAAAGTTAGTGGGAAAATCGAAAAGATTAATGACACTACCCTCGAAATTACCGAGTTACCTATCCGAAGATGGACTCAGGATTTCAAGGAAATGCTCGAAGAGATGACTACAGGGACTGACAAGGTACCCCAAACCATTAAG GACTATGAAGAGCACCACACAGATACCACAGTGCATTTCCGAGTCCATATGACTGAGAAAAACCTGGCCGATGCTGAGAAGGAAGGCTTCGACAAACGATTTAAACTTACTACTTCTCTTGGTACCGGTAACATGGTCTGTTTCGACCTGAACGGTAAAATCAAGAAGTACGCCAGCCCTGAGGAGATATTGGAAGAATTCTTCCACAAACGCCTCGAATTTTATGGCCATAGGAAG CAACATCTTGCAGACGAGCTAAACAGGCAATTTGAGCGACTCAGCAACCAGGCTCGCTTTGTTCATATGATCATCACTAAGGAGCTGGTCGTTTCTGGCAAGCGACGGCCAGATATTGTCGCTGAATTGCGTAGTCTCAAATTTAGACCTTTTCCCAAGAAAGAAAGGGCtaaagaggaaggaggaaacGAGGCtgccgaagaagaagaaggggatgAAGGACAAGCCAGCGACTATGATTACCTCTTGGGTATGGCAATATGGAGTTTGACATCAGAAAAA GTTGAGAAGCTGCTAACGGAAAGGGATGCCAAGGAGCAAGAACTCATTGAGCTGCTTAAACTCAGTCCCAATGATATTTGGGATCAAGATTTGGACAACTTCTTGGCTGAGTGGCAG CTTGCTCTTGAAGCCGACATTGCTGATGCCAAAGGTTCGAAACCCAAAACAAAAGCTGCTCTTAAAGCCTCTcaaaagaggaaaaagcGTGCTGCGGGCGAGGCCACAGACGATGAATCAGACGACTTCAAACCAACAATGGCTGTTTCAAAGCCTAGGGCGAAACCAAAGCCGGTGGCTACCGTCAAGAACCCATCGGTTCTTGTTAAGATGCCTGAGGAAGTAGATGTTGAAATCGTAGATCACAAGCCGAAAGAAGAACTCAAGCGGTTGGATCCTGTACCTAAACCAAAGGCTGCACCAAGGAAGGCTCGAGTCCCCAAAGTTCAACCGAAAAAAACTGTTAAGACTGAGGACGAATTTGATAGCGACTCGTATGTCAGGAGGGTAATATGTTGGAACGACACAGCTGATGTAGATTAA